DNA from Tripterygium wilfordii isolate XIE 37 chromosome 4, ASM1340144v1, whole genome shotgun sequence:
tttccaggaaggtgggctgggaactgccacggcccaatgggccgagatggtggggtggctggctctgggttgtgccatagtgggattttctacatggtatcggagcaggtgtgctcgtccccgataaaaaAATTTTTCACTCGTTGGGTCGTGGGCTTtggtacccagtccacgagtgcgggggagtgttaaaaggtgttaaagggataaaaatcccacatcgattgttgaggggcttggtgtctagtttataagcttgcccaagtcttcaactcattgtccagccttttccaggaaggtgggctgcgaactgccacggcccaatgggccgagatggtggggaggctggctctgggttgtgccatagtgggattttctacactAATGTCACTGCTGTTAGTGTCAATGAACTACCAGGACTCAACACCCTCGGCGTAGCCCTGGTTCGCATTGACTATGCACCATACGGTGGCCTAAATCCACCTCACACTCACCCTCACCGCACAGAAATCCTTGTGGTCATCGAAGGAACACTTTATGTCGGATTTGTCACGTCCAACGCAGATGGTAATCGCCTTTTcgccaaaaccctaaacccaggAGATGTGTTTGTGTTTCCAATCGGTATGATTCACTTCCAACTCAATATTGGAAAGACACCTGCAGTGGCTTTTGCAGGATTGAGCAGCCAAAACTTTGGTGTGATTACAATTGTAGATACAATATTTGGTTCGGATCCACTAATCAATCCTGATGTTCCCACTAAAGCCTTTCAACTAGACAAGAACATAGTGGAGGATCTTCAGAAAAAGTTCTCTGACTAACAATTAGAACTGTATTTCATTGTGGACGTTATGATATAGTTGTTTACAAATAAAGAGGTTGCTTGTGTGCCTCTATCAATGTTTGGTTCACTAGAACCAATTTctgttatgttttgttttaaatttatcATAATAAATTCTTgtcgttgattttctcatactcATGTAGCCGGCTCATATTTTTTGTGATAAAagtttggatgatgatgattgatttTCTCGGGCTCATTTAGCTAACCCAAAAATTTTTGGATAAAATCTCGGATAATGATGATATAGATGCTTGAAATAATTTATTAAGGGTTTGGTATAGtcaatcttttttattattgctACCAAGATTTTAGTTCGAGATTTGCTTGTGTACCGTTGTAAGTCAATCGATGTCAatgtcattttatatatatatatatatatatatatatatatatatatatatatatatttatttatttattttttttccagtcAATAGATTTAAGTTTCTAGTAGGTAGATCTTATATTCAATAATTAGATCTTATATCGGTAACTAGTCTATTTACAGAAAATAACAACATCCAATTACTAAAAACAAAGATCAACGGACACCAATACCATTTGACCGTGATGGCATTGTAGAAAAACCCAGACTTAAAAACATGCATTTTGATGTTAGTCATAATTTAATAAGGGTATTATATACATTAATGAACCTTCCCTTCATGGCTTAAACTAGAACTTTTTTTTGGAATGAGCTTCTAATAACCTAACTCGTTAGAAGGTAGCCTTAAAGTTGTGAGTTTGATTCCTGTATAATATCATACATGGAATTACCATGTCCTTGCTTGACACGCATGAGTTTACGCAGTGCATATTCAAATGAAAGTATTAATGATTGGATGAAACCAAGAAATAACCCTTGACGTACGAAATTATAGAATATCCCTTTAAGATCCACGGGATTTTcctaatcattaaaaaaaatctaaaacctTATTTTATAGAACAGTACTAGTTAAACAAGTCGATTCCATGCATCTAACATTGTATAATATGAAGAGTATCGTTTGGTTGATCCATTGGAACCATATATACGTGGCTAGGTGAAGTCTTCAAAAGTGGCTCTATAATCAAATATTATCTACAAATGCATGCATTTAAGTCTATATCAAACTTTTTTATTTAACTTCAaggaaaagaatgaaaaaagaaagaaaattagagaaaaacttCAAATTGTGTGTCGGTAAAGAAATAGATGAaacatctctctcttactttattTTCTATGGTATAGGTAGAAAATTGAGATGGTACAACTGTGCTTacaatgtgtgtatatatatatatatcatacaaagaaaagggaaaacgaTTACTTAgtcaaaaagtaaaaacaattcTACATTCAACTAACGTTGGTTAGAGATTATGGACTTAAAAATAGACACCCAATAATGCAGGACTGAGTCGCACAAAAAGACAACAACTAATGAACACGTACCATTTACTTATTAAATAAGCAAGACTAACGGATCAAGATAATTGTGTAAATACCAACAAATATATCTTAGCCATGTACTGTTGGAAATAAACCAACGGATTGGAGGATAGAGGACTTAACGGATCAAGATAATTGTGTAATCTCTTGACTTCAGAACAAAAAAACTGAAGAAAATTTTCTGTGTAAAAATACTTTTCTCCTTAGTACTTGCTTCTACAAAATGAAACACTTACATGCATATTTATGGACTAACATAGAAGCATCTAGAACTTGAGTAATTAATAGATACATGAACATTTCTAACTCCAATACTTATTATGGAAATTATGATGAATGATTCTACTTCCATGATTGGTGACATTCTCCATGTGAATTAATTATCTTGCTTAGAATTCCAATATGTATCATCACaggtgtgcgtgtatatatgaaCAAGACTCTCCCTCCTAACAAATGTAATGTAATATCACCTGCTACCCTAAGAAATTATCTCTAGTTTTCACATTGAAAAGTCGACTCGCCTCATCATTCAAACCCTTGAAATCTTTGATAAAGGCAGAAAGGgactctttttttcttcgatAAACTCGGGACATGACAAAGTAATAAGAAACGATATGAAATTAGTAGGAGTAGATGAATATATGCTttatgatagaaatgaatagaAAAAACGAATAAACATGGTGGATTCCTGTTCATGTTTTGATAGACTCATGTAACCAACCTCAAACTCTtaggataaaggctttgatgatgatgatgaaactcGGGTTGTGCTGTTCTATGTTAAACCGGCCACTACAAATACTAAGTTGATTTCATATTCTTTGTTGCAGAGTTTGTGAATAGGAAATTCTGAAAGGACCTGAAGAAGCTCGCCAATATATTTATGAGTCATTTGGCTTATAACTGAATGATTGTGAGTGTGAGCTAGGTGAGCATGATATGAGTGTGACGATAAGTACGAGTTGCGCATAACCATGTTTGGTTGGAAATAACGGGTGAATATGAGTGTGAAAATTGTAATAATACaggtatattaatattttgcATATTAAAACTCATTTTCCACAAATGAGAATAGAAAgtggaatgagtttgagatttcacccTCTCAAAATCCAGCCAAACAAAGGAATGAGTGTTTTTCATCCCCATTTCACCTTCTAAATGCCGACCTTAAGGCTAGTAAGTGATCCAAAATTCCAAACACTCAGATTTTCACGGACCCTATAAGAAGTTATGGGGTTACTTCAAttctcaataaataaataaaaagtgattttcattttaaattaaaaacaacATTGACGTCTGTTGCTGGTGTATAGGGGTGGGAATTGGTCGGTTTGGTCGGTTATATTATGACGGAATATCCGGGCCGAAATATCGGTTTTTTTATATACTAAAAACCGATGACCAACGGTTTAGAAATACAATATATGAATACCGACCAAACATGTTCGGTTTATACGGTCGGTTTTTCGGTTTTTCGGTTTTGGGCCAAAAGTATGGGCCTAGTACAATATAACTCAATAGTCCAGTATCATTGCTAAGTAAGTAAAACACTCAAAAATCAACAACCATTGCAAATGGCCCATGTCAAATACTCAAATGGCCCATAAGTCTTGACCACttcaaagctaaaatagtaaaatacatATTACAAATGCAACAAAAATGGCCCATAAGGCTTGGCTATTTGAGATCCAAATAGGCACACTCAGACAGAATTAAAAGTAAGATTAAAATTCCAAATGCTTTGCTTCAAAATGATGTTGCCAACAACTAGTTCGACAAAGATGCTGCCAACAGTCCAACAACATGTTCCAaaattccaaaatccaaatgctTTGCATCTGCCAGTCATACACAGTAGCCAGCaagttaaaaattcaaaataaacatCAACCAACAATTCAAATAAAGTGATAAACAACAGCCAGCAGacctaatatacatatataacattATACCTATCACAATACCAACAAAACACAGCAGCCCAGCAAGTCAAATTAAGCATTTAAGTCATCAAGCAACATCTTGATCTTCCTCCACATTTGTAAGGCCACATTTTTCCATAAACTCTGTATACGCAATTATGACAAATGTATAAGTCACATAGACAATAAGAAGCAATCTAGCAAAGTAATGTCTATTCAATTGTTGAATAATTAAAGTAAGTTGATACATACCATTCTCAATCTTTTCATAATGTTCAACGTCATCCATGGCTTCTCGAAGACTAATTGACATAGAGGAAGAACGTATCCAATTTTGGGTGCAAATGAGGGACTCGATCACAGTAGGAGACAAAGAACTTCTGAATGAATCAATAACACGTCCAGCAGTGCTGAACGTTGACTCAGAAGCCACTGTGGACACAGGAATTGCAAGGACATCCCTTGCAATCAATGAAAGTACATGGTAGCTACTTGCATTAACCTTCCACCATGCAAGTagatcaaaattttcattatcCTCTTCCAAACTCTCCACCAAATATTTCTCAACTTCATTCTTGTTTTCCATAGATTGGGATTCCTTCAAATGCTTGTGAAAGTTTGCCAATCTTGTTGCCCTAGTCTCCGTAGGAGGCATTTCGTTGCTCCACAACTGTTGACTCACAATTCCTTGTGTATTAGAAACACTACCACCTTCTAGATATGCATTATATAGGCGATTCAAAGTGTCTTTCACTTTGATTGCTATCCCCGACATTACATCAAAAGAGAACTCTATCATCTTCAACTTGTATCGAGGATCAAGCACAAGTGCAACAAACAACAAGGGGTTCATCTTATCAATGTCTCCCCAATACTTTTTAAACTTGGCTATCATGTTTTCAGCAACACTTTTCAACACTACATTTCCACCATTGCACTCGTGCTCAATTGTATCTTGAATTGTCAACAATTCCATAGCAAAACTATTAGCTGTGACAAATTTAGTGCCTGAAAAGCGCAAAGTTGCATCATAGAAAAGCTTAAGAAACTTGGCAAACAACCTCACTTTATCCCAATCATCGGCATTAGGAACCCCAAAAAGAATTCTCCTTCCTCCCTCACAATGCTCATCCTCATAAGCGGCTGCACGTAAAAAGCTGGTATCTTCCTCCTCTAATCTTTCAAAAGCTTTTTGGTAACTCTCAGCCCTCTCTAACATTTCATAAGTGTAATTCCACCTTGTAGGCACATCtaaaaccaaattatgtttgcatgacaacttttctttttctgcacATAATTTAAAAAGTTTTGATCTTTGTGGAGATGACCTAACCCATTTCACTGCATTTCTTACCTTGACTATGCACTCATCCATATCTTTTAATCCATCGCAAACAATAAGATTTAAGATATGTGCACAACATCTCACATGCAATAATTCATGATTCAATAAAGTGCATTTTCTagatttcatctttttcttcaagaaatcaatcaacaagTTATTTGAGGATGCATTGTCAACAGTAAGAGTAAGAATCTTATCTATTCCCCAACCCAGTAAGCATGTTTCCACAATTTTTCCAAGTGTTGAACCCTTGTGATCTTCTACAATGCAAAAATTCAGAATTCGTTTATGCATGATCCAATCACTATCAATGAAGTGTCCTGTGAGACACATGTAATTCAAGTTTTGGACAGAGGTCCATGTGTCTGTAGTGAGACAGACACGTTTCCCTCTAAGAGCCTTTCTCAAATTATTCTTCTCAATCGAATACACTTCAAGGCACTCTGAAGTCATTGTCTTACGACAAGGAAGTTTAGTCCATCTAGGGCAAATTTCACGTACAAATGCCCTAAACCCCTCACCCTCCACATGTCTAAAAGGCAATTCATCTATTATGATCATGCGGGCTAAGGCTCGCTTTGCTTTCTTCTCATTAAATGGTTTTGTCAATGATGTAGCTGCCTCACCAGGCGTTAAGGGTTTAAAATCCAAAGTGGACTGCCCCTTTACCAATTGGTTCTCTTTGGTCATAATCCTCAATGGATTATCCTCAGCAGTACATACATTAATTAAATGGTTACCCAAAGCCCCAGTACCATTATGTTTTGAATCAGCAGCATAACCTTTTCCACAAAATTTACAAAACGCCTTACGTTTACCAGTTTGATTTTTAGGCACATCATAATAATTCCACACCCATGATCTTTTTCTAGAAGCAGTATTAGGTTCACTAACCGCTGGCACTGGATTTGGTGGAAGCGTTGAGCAACCCTCTACATTTACTTCTCCACACGTATTTTTCGCAGTGTCAATACCAGGCTCTTGATCTTGAGCCATGACAAAGTACTAATCTGCAAAGTGCAAACGAAAAAATGCAAACTTATTAAATCAATACTTGCAAAACGTACATCACCATTCTCCAGgttcaaaattaatttcaagaaataataaagaaaacataacTCACCAGGTTAATGCCTTAATTggaggtttgaactttgaagcacaACAATATGAAAAATTCCTCTGTCAATCGTAAGCTCTTTGACCTGCAAACAACAATTGGAGTATCATTTTGGTAAAATCCCTAGATCGTGATAGTTTAGACTAACCCTAAATGGCTAAATCATCAAATCATAAACCAATTTCAGCCGTAAATCAGTAAATCACAGAGGTATAGAAAGTTGAGACTAACCCTAAATCATGATTGTGTTGGGTTTGTTGACTGTTGAGAAGAGAGAACTGAGAAGCCCTAAATCAATAAATCGTGATGAAGTATTGAAGTAGAGATGTAAGATTGTAAGGGGTTGAGCTGCTTATTGTGACCCCCTGAACGTAAGAGATTGACATCTGAGTCTGACTGACAGCCTGAGTCTCTGAGAGGCAGTGAGAGGTTGAGTCGAGAAATCGAGATGAGCGACAGAACTGGAGAAGACGGCGTCGTCGTAGAGTCGTATACGAAGAG
Protein-coding regions in this window:
- the LOC119995920 gene encoding germin-like protein subfamily 1 member 17, whose product is MKDCFPTPPNNTSSGTNINTMKGASPLLVPFLLLALASSLVSAFDPSPLQDFCVAINEPKDGVFVNGKFCKDPKLVNANDFFKSGLNVPGDVSNHVGSNVTAVSVNELPGLNTLGVALVRIDYAPYGGLNPPHTHPHRTEILVVIEGTLYVGFVTSNADGNRLFAKTLNPGDVFVFPIGMIHFQLNIGKTPAVAFAGLSSQNFGVITIVDTIFGSDPLINPDVPTKAFQLDKNIVEDLQKKFSD
- the LOC119996893 gene encoding zinc finger BED domain-containing protein RICESLEEPER 2-like → MAQDQEPGIDTAKNTCGEVNVEGCSTLPPNPVPAVSEPNTASRKRSWVWNYYDVPKNQTGKRKAFCKFCGKGYAADSKHNGTGALGNHLINVCTAEDNPLRIMTKENQLVKGQSTLDFKPLTPGEAATSLTKPFNEKKAKRALARMIIIDELPFRHVEGEGFRAFVREICPRWTKLPCRKTMTSECLEVYSIEKNNLRKALRGKRVCLTTDTWTSVQNLNYMCLTGHFIDSDWIMHKRILNFCIVEDHKGSTLGKIVETCLLGWGIDKILTLTVDNASSNNLLIDFLKKKMKSRKCTLLNHELLHVRCCAHILNLIVCDGLKDMDECIVKVRNAVKWVRSSPQRSKLFKLCAEKEKLSCKHNLVLDVPTRWNYTYEMLERAESYQKAFERLEEEDTSFLRAAAYEDEHCEGGRRILFGVPNADDWDKVRLFAKFLKLFYDATLRFSGTKFVTANSFAMELLTIQDTIEHECNGGNVVLKSVAENMIAKFKKYWGDIDKMNPLLFVALVLDPRYKLKMIEFSFDVMSGIAIKVKDTLNRLYNAYLEGGSVSNTQGIVSQQLWSNEMPPTETRATRLANFHKHLKESQSMENKNEVEKYLVESLEEDNENFDLLAWWKVNASSYHVLSLIARDVLAIPVSTVASESTFSTAGRVIDSFRSSLSPTVIESLICTQNWIRSSSMSISLREAMDDVEHYEKIENEFMEKCGLTNVEEDQDVA